The segment TGGCGCCGTACGTGAGGTTTGTGATTTATTCGAGCGTGTAATCGTAGCTGGAAGGAAGTAACCCCTGATATGACCGAGGAACTCTTCTCCGTGCGGGGTAAAATTATAGTCGTCACCGGAGGACTGGGACAGCTCGGGCGTCAGTTCAGCCTGGCACTGGCCGACCGTGGCGCCAGGGTAGCTATCTTCGATTCCGGAATTAATCCGCAGTTGGTGGCGGAGAGGTTCGGGGTACGCCAGGCTGATAACAACCTGCTCTTTTTGGCCGCGGATATCACCCGGCGCAGCTCCATTGAAGCAGCACTGGAACAGGTCGAGAAAACATGGGGAGTCCCCCATGGTCTGATAAACAATGCCGGACTGGACTCACCCCCCGATGCTCCGGCGGAAGAGAACGGACCCTTCGAGAGTTACCCGGAGAAATCCTGGGACGATGTTATGGAAGTCAATGCAAAGGGTGTCTTCCTCTGCTGTCAGGTGGTGGGAGGGAGGATGGCCGGAGCCGGGCGAGGCTCGATAATCAATATCTGCTCCACCTACGGCCTGGTCTCTCCCGACCAGAGCATTTACGAATACCGCCGTAAAACCGGCGCGCCTTTCTTCAAACCGGTAGCCTACTCGGCATCGAAATCAGCGCTGCTCAACCTGACCCGCTACCTGGCCACCTACTGGGCCAGCCAGAATGTCCGCGTCAATACGCTGACCTTCGGCGGGGTCTTCAACAACCAGGATGCCGAATTCCTCAAGGGCTACACGGCGCGGGTCCCTCTGGGCCGTATGGCACGCGAGGATGAATACAACGGGGCGGTCGTCTTCCTCCTGTCCGACGCTTCCTCCTACATGACCGGCTCTAACCTGGTTATCGATGGAGGCTGGACGGCATGGTGAACAATGGAGAGGTGTTATGGTAGACGAAGTTTTCAAACATGATCTCACCTGGGAGGAAAAAGCAAAGCTCAATCCGCTTTATGCGGTGATGTCACAGAGTGACTGGTTCAAAAATAAGAACGCAGATGTAAGCAGTTGGACGGAAGACGATTTAAAGAAATTATATGCCAAAGGACAGCTGATTTATGATGCTTTTTTGTACCCAATCATCCGCAGAGGTAACTTACTGCCGGAGAATGCATTTATTGTAGAATATGGTTCAGGCTTAGGCACGATTTTAAAAGTAGTGAAGAGTGCTGGCTTCAATTGCGCGGGAATCGATATTTCAGCCACAATGCTCGAGCATAGCCGGCGGCTCGTTCCTGAAGTCTCCGATTTATTTTGTCTTGATGCCAACGGCCATTGTGACATTCCCAGCTCTTCGGCAGACCTGGTATATTCAAGGGCAGTTTTACAGCATATCAGCGAGTTGAGTCGTGTTAAAACAGCCATTGATGAAATGAGCCGGATATTGAAGCCAGGCGGGATTCTCAAGTTGCATTTTCTCACTCGCAGTAATCTCCCGTTTGAAAGCCATGGTTTTAGCGGCAGAACCTGGGTGCACAACTTCGAAAATCAAAGTATCGTCATATATTTTGGGAAGTATTCAGGACTTCCAGTGATTTATCCCAACATTGGAAAACACACCAATTGGGTTGGTGTACCCCTGTCTATTTACAACCTGAAGCGTTTCCTCAAGCCCAACGGGCTTCGCCTCCTCGGTCTTGAACGAGATATCGGTGGTGAAAATAGATTTGTGTGGGCACTGGCCCGCAAAGAGAGACCCTGAAACTATAAAGTAAGGGTATCAATAGAAAAAAGGGGGAATTCAGCGAGTTCCGCCTTTCATTGTAGCTATATTAGAGAATTCGGCAAGATTATAGAGAGTATTGAAACAAATGTCAGCGCCTCCCAGTGTTATCGCTTTAATACCAGCAAGGGCGGGTTCAAAACGCCTGCAGGGTAAGAATATCCAGCCACTGGCCGGACACCCCCTGATGGCTTACACCATCGCCGCCGCCCTGGAGAGCCGTATCTTCCAAGACGTGATAGTATCGACCGATTCCGATCTCTATGCGGATATAGCCCGCTATTATGGAGCCGGGGCACCCTTTTTACGTCCCCCCGCCATGGCCGGAGACACCTCCCCGGACATTGAATGGATAGAGTTCACCCTGAAGCGGTTGCGTGAGCAGGGGCGCAGCTATGATTGTTTCAGTATCCTGCGTCCCACCAGCCCCTTCCGCCAGCCGGAGACCATCAGCCGGGCATGGCGGGAATTCCTGGCGCAAGAAGGGGTCGACTCACTGCGGGCGGTGGAGAAGTGCCAGCAGCACCCGGGGAAGATGTGGATTGTTAACGGCAAGCGGATGACCCCGCTGCTGCCACAAAAACCCGGAGAACTACCTTATCACAGCACGCCCTACCAGGCGCTGCCGGAGGTCTACGCGCAAAACGCCAGCCTGGAGATTGCCTGGTCGCGTGTCGTCTTCGAGGGACGAACCATCGCCGGAAACATACTGATGCCATTTTTTACGCGGGACTACGAGGGCTTTGATATCAATCAGCCTATAGACTGGCGGATAGCTGAAGAGCTGATTAGCGCCGGAAAGACGAACCTGCCCCGCGTGACCCAGTCGCCATTCCCCATGGAGGAGAAATAGTGCTCAATATTTCATTGGTCTCCATCGAAGAATTCAAGCGAGTTCGGGAAGCACAGATCGACAAATATGAAATGCTGCCCCTGCTCGCCGATATGTGCCGGCTGAACACTTTGAACTCGGTGAAACGCGCTGGTTCGGGACACCTCGGCTCCAGCCTCAGCTCGTTGGATATTGTCACCATGCTTTACTACTCTGAGATGAACACTGCCGAACTGGGTGTCGACCATCCTGACCGCGATATCTATTTTTCCTCAAAAGGGCATGATGCGCCGGGGTTTTACGCCGTCCTGTATTCACTGGGCATCCTGCCCAAAGACAAGCTGATGAACCTGAGGAGGCTGGGTGGGACGCACGGGCACCCCGATATCGGCACCGGCGGCGTTGAGGCTAACTCCGGCTCGCTGGGTATGGGTATCTCCAAAGCCAAAGGGATGGCCTTAGCCAAGAAGATGTCCGGCCGCAAGGGACGTGTCTTCGTCATGACCGGGGACGGCGAGCTGCAGGAGGGACAAATCTGGGAATCCCTCCAGACGGCAGCCCACCAGAAGGTCAGTAACATCAACATGATTGTCGACTTCAACAAGATTCAAACGGACAGGCCCGTCACCGAGGTCATCGACCTCGGTGACCTGAAGAGGAAGTTCACTGACTTCGGCTGGCACGTGGCGCGCTGTGACGGGCATGACTTCGCGGCGCTGGAGGATGTTTTTACCAGCTTCGGGAAGGTAACCGACAAGCCTAAGGTGCTCATTGCTGACACCATCAAGGGCAGAGGCGTCTCCTTCATGGAGGGGCCCGCCTCACTGAAAGCCGGTAACGGGGTTTACCAGTGGCACTCCGGTGCCCCGGACGACGATTCCTTCGAGGCAGCACACGATGAGATTGCCGCCAGAATCAATGCCGGTCTTGATAGACACGGACTGAAGCCTCTATCCCTGGAAGTGGTTGAGAGCAGAGAAAAAGGCCGGGTCAGACTAAGAGACGCCGCGGAAAAGGTGGTCAACGCCTACGGCGAGGCGCTGGTCGAACTTGGTGCCCGGCGGAAAGATATCGTCGTCATTGACGCCGATCTGGCGGTCGACTGCGGGATACGCCAGTTTGAAGAGAAGTTCCCGGAGCGCTTCATCGAAAACGGTATCGCCGAGCAGGACATGGTCTCCCTGGCTGGGGGGCTGGCGCTCCAGGGTTTCCTGCCGGTGGTCAACTCTTTCGGGGTATTCTTGGCCTCCCGTGCCAATGAGCAGATATACAATAACGCTACGGAAGGCACCCGGATTATTTATGTTTGCCACTACGCCGGTATTATACCGGCCGGGCCGGGAAAATCACACCAGAGCCTGCGGGATATTTCCCTGTTCCAGGCACTACCCAACCTGGTAGCTATCCAGCCATGTAATGCCCTGGAGACCAAACTTGCCCTGGAGTGGTGCGTCGATAAAGCTACGGATAACTGCCTGATGCGGCTGGTGATATCGCCTTCACCCCGCACCATTAAGCTGCCGGATGATTATGATTTTACGTGCGGCCGGGGAACCGTCTTGAAAGAGGGCGGTGACGCCGTGCTCTTCGGCTACGGGCCGGTGATGTTGCACGAAGCCCTCCTGGCCAGCGAGATACTGAAGAAAAAGGGGTTCTCTCTGAAAGTGGTCAATATGCCCTGGCTGAACCGGACTGACGGTGACTGGCTTGAGAAAACAGCCGATGATTGCCCGTCCATCTTCGTACTGGAAGACCACTCGCCCCGGGGCGGGCTGGGGGACTCTTTATTGAACTCCATAATAACCTCGGAAAAACTGAAAGGAAAGAAGTTCCAGAAATTAGCTGTGGAGGGCTACCCCGCCTGCGGCACACCCGGGGAAGCACTCGCCTACCACAAACTGGACGGGGAAAGCCTGGCGGAGCGGATTTACGGCGCTTAAAGGTTGGAGATGCGGCAGTACCCTCACTTGAAATCATCGGGAACATTGCGCAGAACCAGTTTATCAGGTAACATTTATGCGTATAGGCAAGGTTGATTAGGAAGGGAAGAAGAGTTTTGGAAGTTCTTATCACCGGTATAACCGGATTTGTGGGCAGTCATCTGGCTGATTACATTCTGGATAACTTTAGCGGTGTCCGGGTTTCAGGGCTGGCGCGCTGGCGTTCGCCTGTTGGTAATATCCGGCACATTGCCAATAAAATCACGCTGCAATATGGCGACCTGGTAGACCTGCCTTCCCTGACAGCGATTCTATCAAAAGAGAGGCCGGATGTTATCTTCCACCTGGCGGCGCAGTCCTATGTTCCTTACAGCTTCTCCGCTCCGGTAGCGACACTGACGGCCAACGTGATCGGAACCTGTAATCTGCTGGAGGCAGTCAAGGAACTGAAATTCAACGATGACTATAACCCGGTAATTCATATTTGCAGTTCATCCGAGGTCTACGGGCAGGTAAAAGAAGACGAGGTACCCATCACAGAAAGCGTTCCGCTCCGGCCGGCTTCGCCCTATGCGGTTAGCAAGGTGGCGGAAGATAGACTTGCTTTTCAATACTGGCTTTCCTGGCAGATAAGGACAATAACTACCCGCATGTTCACCCATACGGGGCCCAGGCGGGGAGAAGTCTTTGTTGTCTCCAACTTCGCCAAACAGATTGCCGCCATCGAAGCCGAGGTGGCACCTCCTGTTGTTAAAGTGGGTAACCTGGACAGCGTACGGACGTTCCTGGACGTCAGGGATGCGGTCAAGGCATACTGGCAACTGGTCAATAAGTGCCCGCCGGGTGAGGTCTATAATATCGGCGGGGTTGAGACCATGACCGTCGGACAGATGCTGGACAGGCTGCTCAAGCTTTCCAGAGTGAAGAACATCAGGATAGAACTTGACCGCGAACGCTTGAGGCCATCTGATGTTACGCTGCAAATCCCATGTATTGATAAATTCACCGCTGCCACGGGCTGGAAACCGGAGATTAAGTTTGATAAAACGCTACAGGATACTCTGGACTACTGGCGGGAGTTTTATATGAGAAGTTAAAGCCGTTTTCTGCCGTCATTCATAAAGAAAAATATGGAAAAAAGAACAAATATCCTCACCCTGATCTGGTTTTTCCTGAAGCCGCATAAAATAAGGCTTCTGGTACTGTCTGCTCTGGCGCTAATGGTAGGTGGATTGGACGCAGCCACGGTGGCAGCAATCTACCCGATAGTGAGCACCGCCTTTGACACGGGGGCCAGCCAGGGCAACCTTGTCCTTTCGTTATTCGGGGCAGTGGCCAGCTTGCTGCCGGTTGCCGACCAGTTTATTGCCTTTTGCGTGGTCTTTCTGATCCTTGCCATCCTGGCCTTCGCCGTAAAGCTGGCCTATATAAACTTCCGGTCAAATTTTGTGGCCAGCCTAGTCAGGAAAAATCAGAGCGAAATTTTTAGTAAGTTCATCAATGCTGACTATCAGTACTTCATTGACCATAAGCAGGGAGAGTTAATCTACAACGTAGGGGGAGCTCCAACATCCCTCTCCGCCCTGGTCGTCTCGATTGCTGAATTAGTAGCGCAGGGAATATTATTCATCTCGGTAGTCCTGCTCTTGCTTTCGCTGTCCTGGCCGGGAACGTTAGCCGTATTACTGATGGCGCTGGGATATTATTACTTCACCAGGTATCTGGGGAAGAAGGTCTCATATTATTCCGGGAAGAGAGAGATGGAAGCCGCCAGAGAGGGTTCGGTAATCCTTAACGAGGCAATCACCGGCATCAAGCAGGTAAAGGTTTTTGTCACCGGGGAGCACTGGATAGACAGGTTCGTCAGTACCATGAAGAAACGCTGGTACCATTTTGTCAGACGCGAGGTATGGCAACAGATCCCCAGTCCTGTCCTGATGCTGGTCATGTATCTTTCCGTAGGCATAATAGCCTGGACACTGAGAATAGCGGCACCCGGTGGTTTTATGGCATTAATCCCCCTTATCGGCACCTTTGCCTTTGCCGTTTTCCGGCTGGTGCCCGCTTTGAGTGCCACAGGTAACTCACTAATGAACGTTATGGGAGTGCTGCCAAACTGTGAACTGGTCTACTCGATACAGAATGATAATATAACGCACATCAAAGATGGCGAGCAGGAGTTCGGCTCACTCAAGTCCGGCATTCAGTTTGACAATATCTCTTTCGCCTACAAAGGGCGAAAAAAGACTCTAGAAGACGTGTCTGTCAATTTTGAAAGGGGCAGGACAACCGCTGTTGTCGGCCGCTCAGGTTCAGGAAAAACAACCATTATTAATCTGATACTCCGCTTATTTGAACCTGAAAAAGGCGAAATATTAGTTGTTGGGGAAAACCTCAAAAGATATAAATTGGCGTCCTGGTTAAACAACATCGGACTGGTCAGCCAGGATACATTCATCTTCAATGACACCGTAGAAAATAATATTACCTTTCGCCAGGAAGGGTACTCAAGGGAAGACGTCATTAACGCTGCCCGGTTTGCTGACGCTCATAGCTTTATCACCGAACTGCCCGATGGCTATGACACCTACGTCGGCGATAAAGGGACGAGATTATCCGGCGGACAGGCGCAGAGAATCGCCGTCGCCAGGGCTATGATTAGGAACCCCGAGATATTGATTTTTGACGAAGCCACTAATAACCTCGATAATATCTCCGAGGCAGCCGTCCAGAAAGCCATTGACGAGCTATCCAAAGACCACACCGTGATCATCATCGCCCATCGCCTCTCCACGATTGCCAATGCCGATAAAGTCATTGTCCTGGAGAACGGGCGGGTTGTGGAAGAAGGCACTTATCATGAGCTAATGGAAAAAAGAGGGGCCTACTGGGGACTGTACCAGGGACAGCCTGCCAATGCCAGGCAGAGCCATTTGGAGAGTGAGGATATCTGAATGAGAGTCTTGTTAATAGCCTATGATAACGATTCGTACATCCATGCATTTCCACTAGGCCTTGCTTATGTTGCTTCGGCATTGAGAAACCAAGGGCATGAAGTCCAGGTATACAATCAGGATGTCTACCACTATCCTGAGTCCCATCTGACGGAATTTCTGCGTCACCATCCTTTCGATGCAGTTGGCGTTGGGATGTGTGGAGGTTACTATCAATATCAAAAACTAAAAAAATTGAGGGCGGCGGTGCCTCCTGATGTAGAGTTCTGGCTGGGAGGCCATATCGTTTCACCGGACCCCGGTTACTTTCGTGATAACTTTCATCTGGTGCCTTTCATTGGCGAATACGATTACACTGAGAATTTAGATGCCCTACCTTACCCGGCATGGGATCTGTTCCCGATAGACTATTACTCACTTTTTCGATTACCCCGTACCGACAATAAAGACAGGTGTTTCCCGGTCCTTTCTGGCCGGGGATGTCCTTTCAGATGCAACTTCTGCTACAGAATGTATCAAGGTTACCGGTTAAGATCTCCAGAGAAGGTAGGCGAGGAAATTAAGTATCTCAAAAATAAGTATTCCATCAATTATATTCAGTTCGATGACGAGTTGTTTATGATTTCACCAGAAAGAACCGATGAAATGTGTGACGTATTGCAGCCACTTGAGATGAAGTGGTGGTGCAACGGAAGATTGAATTATGCCAAGCCTAAAGTATTAAAGAGAATGAGAGAAGCTGGCTGTGTGTTTGTTAACTACGGTATTGAGTGCTTTGATGATACGGTACTTAAAAATATGAACAAGAACCTGACAACCAAACAGATACAAGAAGGAATCGAAGCCACACTCAAGGAAGGAATATCACCGGGATTTAATATGATATGGGGGAACATCGGTGACACTAAAGAGACGTTACGAAAGTCCGTTGACTTTCTCCTGAAGTATGATGACCATGCCCAATTACGTACTATCCAGGCCGGTAACGCCCTATCCTGGCTCCGATTTATACTACAAAGCTATAGAGATGGGATTACTGGTGGGGACGGAGGATTTTTACGAGAATAAGCATACCAACTCTGACTTGCTGTCAGTGAACTTTACAGATTTAACTGATGACGATTTTCACTTGTCGTTATGGCAGGCCAATATAATGCTTTTCAAGGAATTCAGCAAAAAGAGAGATAATCAAATGTTGAATCAGATGGAGAAGTTATACGCAGAAAAAGACTCTAGTTTCAGAGGGTTCCGGCAATCCTAGTACCGCATTTATTATCGCTGAAAAACTCAGCAATAACCCTAAACTCTACTGGAGATTTGTACCAGATTCAGTAATGTGAAATTAGTCAGGAATAATATGGATACACAGCAAAAAATAATAGCTATCATACCAGCCAGGGGAGGGTCCAAAGGCTTGCCACGGAAGAATGTCAGGCTACTGGCGGGCAAGCCATTGATATACTACACCATAAAAGAGGCCAAGAAATCAAAATACCTGCACAGATTGATCGTTTCAACGGAGGACGCTGAAATCACTGGCACCGCCCGGAAGTATGAGGCTGAAGTGATTGAGCGACCTGTTGAGTTAGCTCAGGATGATACTCCTGCTGTTAAGGTTTGCCAACAGGTTGTTACATATTTGGAAGAATCGGACAGGCTTTATACAGATATTATTGTTCTTCTAAATCCAACGTCACCTTGTCGATTAGCGGAGGATATTGATAGGACAATAGAAATGTTTCTAGAAACAAATTGCGATTCCGTGGTGAGCGTTTGTGAAGCGGAACACCCACCTCAGTGGATGTTCAATATTGAAGGAGATCGTCTAAAGCCAATCATAAAAGAGTGGGATAAGGTAACCCGGCGGCAGGATGCTCCCAAAACCTACCGATTAAATGGCGCTGTGTTCGTTCTCCGCCGCGATGTTATTATGGGGCAGGACAAGTTGATGGGTGATAATATCAGACCATATATCATGCCCTTGGAAAGGTCTGTTGATATCGATACTGATCTGGACTTCAGGATGGCTGAACAGATGCTAACTAGTGTTGATAGATAACACAAACAGGTGTGGAGATTGTGAAGTAATGGGAGCTGACGAAAGATTATATTTTTTTGATGATGAAGAACTAGGGATCAGAAAAAATGCGCTGGAAGAACACCATTTTCAGAGAAGTACAGATAGATATAATAAAGCTATCAAGTATTGCGGACGAAAGGGTGGCTTATGGTTGGATGCCGCTTGTGGATCTGGTTATGGGACTGAAATCATAAGCAAAGTAGCCGACTATGTTGTTGGCATAGATATCGAGCCAATCACAATAAAATATGCCCAAAAGTATTACGGTAAACATAATATCCATTTTAGGGTGGGAGATATTAATAATCTGGAATTCGATATTGAGAGTATGTTTGATATCATAACAGGCTTAGAGATAATAGAGCATGTACATGACTGTACCCATTTCTTACGAAGGGCCTATAAGATACTAAAGCCAGGGGGTGTGCTGATAGTAACTACACCTATTTCGGAAAGA is part of the Dehalococcoidales bacterium genome and harbors:
- a CDS encoding SDR family oxidoreductase, which gives rise to MTEELFSVRGKIIVVTGGLGQLGRQFSLALADRGARVAIFDSGINPQLVAERFGVRQADNNLLFLAADITRRSSIEAALEQVEKTWGVPHGLINNAGLDSPPDAPAEENGPFESYPEKSWDDVMEVNAKGVFLCCQVVGGRMAGAGRGSIINICSTYGLVSPDQSIYEYRRKTGAPFFKPVAYSASKSALLNLTRYLATYWASQNVRVNTLTFGGVFNNQDAEFLKGYTARVPLGRMAREDEYNGAVVFLLSDASSYMTGSNLVIDGGWTAW
- a CDS encoding class I SAM-dependent methyltransferase, producing the protein MVDEVFKHDLTWEEKAKLNPLYAVMSQSDWFKNKNADVSSWTEDDLKKLYAKGQLIYDAFLYPIIRRGNLLPENAFIVEYGSGLGTILKVVKSAGFNCAGIDISATMLEHSRRLVPEVSDLFCLDANGHCDIPSSSADLVYSRAVLQHISELSRVKTAIDEMSRILKPGGILKLHFLTRSNLPFESHGFSGRTWVHNFENQSIVIYFGKYSGLPVIYPNIGKHTNWVGVPLSIYNLKRFLKPNGLRLLGLERDIGGENRFVWALARKERP
- a CDS encoding acylneuraminate cytidylyltransferase family protein, with translation MSAPPSVIALIPARAGSKRLQGKNIQPLAGHPLMAYTIAAALESRIFQDVIVSTDSDLYADIARYYGAGAPFLRPPAMAGDTSPDIEWIEFTLKRLREQGRSYDCFSILRPTSPFRQPETISRAWREFLAQEGVDSLRAVEKCQQHPGKMWIVNGKRMTPLLPQKPGELPYHSTPYQALPEVYAQNASLEIAWSRVVFEGRTIAGNILMPFFTRDYEGFDINQPIDWRIAEELISAGKTNLPRVTQSPFPMEEK
- a CDS encoding transketolase C-terminal domain-containing protein; translation: MLNISLVSIEEFKRVREAQIDKYEMLPLLADMCRLNTLNSVKRAGSGHLGSSLSSLDIVTMLYYSEMNTAELGVDHPDRDIYFSSKGHDAPGFYAVLYSLGILPKDKLMNLRRLGGTHGHPDIGTGGVEANSGSLGMGISKAKGMALAKKMSGRKGRVFVMTGDGELQEGQIWESLQTAAHQKVSNINMIVDFNKIQTDRPVTEVIDLGDLKRKFTDFGWHVARCDGHDFAALEDVFTSFGKVTDKPKVLIADTIKGRGVSFMEGPASLKAGNGVYQWHSGAPDDDSFEAAHDEIAARINAGLDRHGLKPLSLEVVESREKGRVRLRDAAEKVVNAYGEALVELGARRKDIVVIDADLAVDCGIRQFEEKFPERFIENGIAEQDMVSLAGGLALQGFLPVVNSFGVFLASRANEQIYNNATEGTRIIYVCHYAGIIPAGPGKSHQSLRDISLFQALPNLVAIQPCNALETKLALEWCVDKATDNCLMRLVISPSPRTIKLPDDYDFTCGRGTVLKEGGDAVLFGYGPVMLHEALLASEILKKKGFSLKVVNMPWLNRTDGDWLEKTADDCPSIFVLEDHSPRGGLGDSLLNSIITSEKLKGKKFQKLAVEGYPACGTPGEALAYHKLDGESLAERIYGA
- a CDS encoding GDP-mannose 4,6-dehydratase; translated protein: MEVLITGITGFVGSHLADYILDNFSGVRVSGLARWRSPVGNIRHIANKITLQYGDLVDLPSLTAILSKERPDVIFHLAAQSYVPYSFSAPVATLTANVIGTCNLLEAVKELKFNDDYNPVIHICSSSEVYGQVKEDEVPITESVPLRPASPYAVSKVAEDRLAFQYWLSWQIRTITTRMFTHTGPRRGEVFVVSNFAKQIAAIEAEVAPPVVKVGNLDSVRTFLDVRDAVKAYWQLVNKCPPGEVYNIGGVETMTVGQMLDRLLKLSRVKNIRIELDRERLRPSDVTLQIPCIDKFTAATGWKPEIKFDKTLQDTLDYWREFYMRS
- a CDS encoding ABC transporter ATP-binding protein, whose amino-acid sequence is MEKRTNILTLIWFFLKPHKIRLLVLSALALMVGGLDAATVAAIYPIVSTAFDTGASQGNLVLSLFGAVASLLPVADQFIAFCVVFLILAILAFAVKLAYINFRSNFVASLVRKNQSEIFSKFINADYQYFIDHKQGELIYNVGGAPTSLSALVVSIAELVAQGILFISVVLLLLSLSWPGTLAVLLMALGYYYFTRYLGKKVSYYSGKREMEAAREGSVILNEAITGIKQVKVFVTGEHWIDRFVSTMKKRWYHFVRREVWQQIPSPVLMLVMYLSVGIIAWTLRIAAPGGFMALIPLIGTFAFAVFRLVPALSATGNSLMNVMGVLPNCELVYSIQNDNITHIKDGEQEFGSLKSGIQFDNISFAYKGRKKTLEDVSVNFERGRTTAVVGRSGSGKTTIINLILRLFEPEKGEILVVGENLKRYKLASWLNNIGLVSQDTFIFNDTVENNITFRQEGYSREDVINAARFADAHSFITELPDGYDTYVGDKGTRLSGGQAQRIAVARAMIRNPEILIFDEATNNLDNISEAAVQKAIDELSKDHTVIIIAHRLSTIANADKVIVLENGRVVEEGTYHELMEKRGAYWGLYQGQPANARQSHLESEDI
- a CDS encoding radical SAM protein is translated as MRVLLIAYDNDSYIHAFPLGLAYVASALRNQGHEVQVYNQDVYHYPESHLTEFLRHHPFDAVGVGMCGGYYQYQKLKKLRAAVPPDVEFWLGGHIVSPDPGYFRDNFHLVPFIGEYDYTENLDALPYPAWDLFPIDYYSLFRLPRTDNKDRCFPVLSGRGCPFRCNFCYRMYQGYRLRSPEKVGEEIKYLKNKYSINYIQFDDELFMISPERTDEMCDVLQPLEMKWWCNGRLNYAKPKVLKRMREAGCVFVNYGIECFDDTVLKNMNKNLTTKQIQEGIEATLKEGISPGFNMIWGNIGDTKETLRKSVDFLLKYDDHAQLRTIQAGNALSWLRFILQSYRDGITGGDGGFLRE
- a CDS encoding acylneuraminate cytidylyltransferase family protein; its protein translation is MDTQQKIIAIIPARGGSKGLPRKNVRLLAGKPLIYYTIKEAKKSKYLHRLIVSTEDAEITGTARKYEAEVIERPVELAQDDTPAVKVCQQVVTYLEESDRLYTDIIVLLNPTSPCRLAEDIDRTIEMFLETNCDSVVSVCEAEHPPQWMFNIEGDRLKPIIKEWDKVTRRQDAPKTYRLNGAVFVLRRDVIMGQDKLMGDNIRPYIMPLERSVDIDTDLDFRMAEQMLTSVDR
- a CDS encoding class I SAM-dependent methyltransferase, giving the protein MGADERLYFFDDEELGIRKNALEEHHFQRSTDRYNKAIKYCGRKGGLWLDAACGSGYGTEIISKVADYVVGIDIEPITIKYAQKYYGKHNIHFRVGDINNLEFDIESMFDIITGLEIIEHVHDCTHFLRRAYKILKPGGVLIVTTPISERGGPNPLNKYHLNELTRDGFTKLTSDIFDFTEYVVDDPVLFTSGELTRQIFGICRKREV